The Schistocerca americana isolate TAMUIC-IGC-003095 chromosome 5, iqSchAmer2.1, whole genome shotgun sequence genome includes a window with the following:
- the LOC124615919 gene encoding cytochrome P450 6k1-like codes for MAVIFDSWMNEMLALLSTIFVIIYVTFKINYTYWKKKGLPYLEPSFPLGNAWDTTLMRKSPGEGMRDMYFEGKGKSVVGIYTINSPILIFRDPDLIKTIMVKDFNYFPDRGIYIDEETDHLSAHLFFLGGTKWKSLRQKLTPTFTSGKMRAMFGIVQDCARVLSDVTPAGKVVEVRELIARYSTDVIASCAFGINVDSQHNPEAEFRQWGRRFFKPSLRTYMTQALGFFNPKLRKLVPVAFTPKDITEYFTRVVEDTVKHREEAGVIRKDFMQLLIQLKNKGYVDDSFSISVEKSEEAGGNKSLTIKELAAQAWVFFLAGFETSSTTVSFCLYELSKHPHIQKRLQDEIDAVLKKSNGEVTYEDITSNMPYLEKVIDETLRVYPPVAALNREVVQDYKLPGYDCVLEKGTKVVIPVLGLHHDPKYFRNPDQFDPEHFSDEQKASRHPFCYLPFGEGPRICIGMRFGLVQVKLAMVHLLSKFSFLPAGEKPSKLRMAPNNLLLTPEGGIELRVERRQVPAS; via the exons ATGGCTGTTATCTTTGATTCCTGGATGAATGAAATGTTAGCTCTACTGTCCACAATTTTTGTGATTATCTACGTCACATTCAAAATTAATTATACCTATTGGAAGAAGAAGGGACTGCCCTATTTAGAGCCATCCTTTCCACTAGGGAATGCCTGGGATACGACGCTCATGAGAAAAAGTCCAGGCGAGGGTATGCGAGACATGTATTTTGAAGGCAAAGGAAAGAGTGTAGTGGGTATTTACACAATAAACAGTCCAATTCTCATCTTTCGAGACCCAGATCTAATAAAGACGATCATGGTGAAGGACTTTAACTATTTCCCTGACCGGGGCATCTACATAGACGAGGAGACAGATCACCTATCAGCACACTTATTCTTCCTCGGTGGCACCAAATGGAAGTCTCTGAGACAGAAGCTGACGCCCACGTTCACGTCGGGCAAGATGCGGGCCATGTTCggcatcgtccaggactgcgcaCGCGTTCTGTCTGACGTCACACCGGCGGGCAAGGTCGTGGAAGTGCGCGAATTGATTGCCCGCTACTCCACCGACGTCATAGCCTCTTGTGCCTTTGGGATCAATGTCGACAGTCAGCACAATCCTGAGGCGGAATTCCGGCAGTGGGGCAGGCGCTTCTTCAAGCCATCTCTCCGTACCTACATGACCCAGGCGCTGGGATTTTTCAACCCCAAGCTGCGCAAACTGGTACCTGTGGCCTTcacgcctaaggacatcacagagtaCTTCACGCGAGTCGTCGAGGACACAGTAAAACACAGAGAGGAGGCTGGCGTTATCAGGAAGGATTTCATGCAGCTGCTGATACAACTGAAAAATAAAGGATATGTTGATGACAGCTTCTCAATCAGTGTGGAGAAGAGTGAAGAAG CAGGAGGCAATAAATCTCTGACGATCAAGGAGTTGGCAGCACAGGCGTGGGTGTTCTTCCTCGCTGGGTTCGAAACTTCCTCAACCACCGTAAGCTTCTGTCTGTACGAGCTTTCTAAACATCCACATATCCAGAAGCGGCTGCAAGACGAAATTGATGCCGTACTGAAGAAGTCCAACGGCGAAGTGACATATGAAGATATTACGTCAAATATGCCATATTTGGAGAAAGTGATAGACG AAACTCTTCGCGTATATCCACCGGTTGCCGCTCTGAACCGCGAGGTGGTGCAGGATTACAAACTGCCAGGCTATGACTGTGTTCTGGAGAAAGGAACTAAGGTCGTCATTCCAGTGTTGGGCCTTCATCATGATCCCAAGTATTTCCGAAATCCTGACCAGTTCGACCCAGAGCACTTCTCTGACGAGCAGAAGGCTTCCAGACATCCCTTCTGCTATCTGCCCTTCGGCGAGGGGCCACGTATCTGCATTG GCATGCGTTTCGGATTGGTGCAAGTGAAGCTGGCGATGGTACACCTGCTGTCGAAGTTTAGCTTCCTGCCAGCTGGGGAGAAGCCATCCAAGCTCCGGATGGCCCCGAACAACCTCCTGCTAACGCCGGAGGGCGGGATAGAGCTGCGCGTCGAGCGGCGACAAGTGCCGGCTAGCTGA